TCCAAAACACCTTGCCGTACAACTGCCATGCCGATGCAAGTACAGTCAAGCTCCATGCTGCACATATTGCTGCAATGAGAACCATGCAGTACGCTCTGATCGATTAGGCACTTCATTTCATGCTGCTAATAGCCTGCGATTTCTGTCTGATTATTGGGGAATCTGGTACTAACCGTGGTTAATTTTGGAGGGCGCATTGCAGAAGCAGCTGGAGAGCATGGTGAAGGAGGCGTCCGTGGACGACGTGATGAAGGTGCTCATGGCGTCGCGCAAGTTCGAGATGCAGGAGCTCTGGGCCACCTGCTCCCACCTGGTGGCGCGTTCCGGCCTCTCCGCCGATCTCCTCGCCAAGCACCTCCCCATCGATGTGGTCGCCAAGATTGAGGAGATCCGCGCCAAGTccccggtcgccgccgcgaacacGCCGCGCTCGCCGTTCCTCACCCACCACTACCTGCCCATCAACGCGCCGTCCTCCGCCGCCGACCGCGACCACAAGATCCGGCGCATGCGGCGGGCCCTGGACGCGGCCGACATCGAGCTCGTCAAGCTGATGGTCATGGGCGAGGGCCTCGACCTCGACGACGCGCTCGCCGTCCACTACGCCGTCCAGCACTGTAACCGCGACGTCGTCAAGGCGCTGCTCGAGCTCGGCGCGGCCGACGTCAACTCCCGCGCCGGGCCGACCGGGAAGACCGCCCTGCACCTGGCTGCCGAGATGGTCTCCCCCGACATGGTGTCCGTCCTCCTGGACCACCACGCCGACCCGAACGCCAGGACGCTCGACGGCGTCACCCCGCTGGACGTGCTCCGCAGCCTGACCTCCGAGTTCCTCTTCAAGGGCGCCGTGCCGGGGCTGACGCACATCGAGCCCAACAAGCTCAGGCTGTGCCTCGAGCTCGTGCAGTCCGCGGTGATGGTGACCACGCGCGACGAGGGcgcgcccggcgccggcggcgaggccggaGGAAGCGACGGCGGGAATTTCCCAAGGAGCGACGCCGACGACAGCTTGGTGAGCCTGACGATGAACTCCACGCTCATGTACCAGGGccaggagatggcggcggcggtcgccggCGATGCGAGGAAAGGGAACAGCGGCCGGGGGAGCCCGTCCAACTTGTACTTCCCCAATGGCTTCCCATAAGAAGTAATCCTTATCTAGCATTgtcttttttatatatatatccacgGATCTTTCTCAAGCTCTGTTCGATCTTCTGTGCGCATTTTTATTTGAAACGGTGTAGCTAGTTAGCGATTGTTTAACTAGCTAGGAGATGTGAGCAAGAATTTCATGGTATTTGATGTGGATTGTTCGATCTTGAATGACTGATCGATTGGGCAGCAACTGTTTTGCTTTGTTCAAATTCTCCAATCTCCACTACTGTGATGAATAATCTTGTAATGTGGCTTCATTCAATCCAGTCCAGAGCTTGCTCGAGTTAGCTCCAGTAGTAGTGTACAGCAGCAAGCTTCAGGATTTAGCTGCTGGTGTTTTTACATGCCTTTATGCAGTGCAGCTTTTGGAGACTGTAGAAGCCTTTGGACGGTTGGAAAGCGGGGTGCAACCTCATGTGAGCCATTATATATTGGGGAGCGACTGCCATTTTTTCTTTTGCCATTTGAATAGCTACTATGCCCAGAAATCTTTATTCTATACAACTATTTTGACATCAACTGTGCCCTAAATTTCTCTTTCTGTTTGAACTGAAGTGTTTCATTGGACAGGCATGCATTAGCTTCAGCAGTTCAATTAGCATGGTTCTGTACAGCATTAATACATATGTCCAACATGCTCAGCGACAACCCGATTAAAACTTGAGCTTTGCCAGTAGCTCACTGGGAAACAATAGTGCCACAAACAATGGACGTCAACATGCATATGGGTAGTCAAACATGAGAATTATTTTGGTTGGCACTTTGCACTTCTAGCTAGTAGGGTTTCGTGATTGCTTCTCTCATAAATTCTGTCACTGGTTTTTTGGTTACTCACCATTCTTGCTGCTTGCTTATGCCAAGGCTGCTCAGTTTTACAATAAAAGTTTCCATATGATCAAAGTTATTCAATTTGTTAATTATTTCCAATCCCTCTCGCGAAGTTAATTAGATCGGAGCTATTATTAGTTTATTACCGATTAAATACTGCCCAATTCATAATTTGTAATGCCCTAAAAAATCCATAATTTGTAATAAATATAACAGTTGCACCATAACTATTGAAGTTGCCAATAATATCAATCACCTCTCCAAATATATTAAGGGACAATTGCTACAATGCCACTGGTTTTGCATAATCCCTTTTACAAAATAGCAAGGAAATGTTTGAATATTGTACCTTAACTAGAGAGGGAAAGTATCCtcaaaaaagagaagaaaggatCAGTTGGCTGCCATGCTTACTATCTTTTACAGAATATGTATTTTGTTGTTTTTGGAGATATCGTGCGCACAAGAAAAAGtatgaccccccccccccatctaTCATGTTTTACTTTGATTTGTTGCACTACCAAAACCCATCGCTGCATAAGCTATACCTATGATATAGGATTTTGGATAGATTCAGGTGCTAAAAGGTTTATAAAGAGGTCAGGTGATGATTGTCCGGTTTTTTAGTTAATTTCTTCCAAAAAAATATGCATGTCCCGAGTCCTTCATTCACAAATATATAATTGTTTTGATATCATCATTTTCTTCATATGGACTTTGATCACGagttttaaaaaatatataaaaatataGTGTATCATAAAACCATATTTATTTGTGAGTTTTAGGGTGACTTGAATCTTCTTAGCATGAAGATAAAAAAGTGATTCATGAAATAATTCTTGAAATCATGATAACTTCATTTTTTTCATAATTATGGGCGAGTTAATATCACATGGTATTTCAGCATTCTACTATTCGACATGCACCGAAAGAACGTAGCATAGTGGACTGAAATCATATACCACACATATAGATAATAGACATGCCCAGAAGAAGGGAAGTTGCAATGCAAGAAGCCCCATGATGTTTGAATTTGTCCAGAAACTATCTATGACTATTATTACAGACTTATAGTAGAAAAATATGTCGTGAAAGTCAGATACAAAGTTAATGATGTAGTCAGTTTTAATTTTTCTGAATTATATTCAAATGGTGGTTATATTTATTTCTTGGGAACAAATGTGAGTGCCTTGCCCACGACTGTAAGTGCATCTAGTGGATATATATAGGACCTTATCaattcacacacacacacacacacacacacacacacacacacacacacacacacacacacacacacacacacacacacacacacacatatatccGACTAATAAAACTACAGAAGCACTATACCCTCCACTTGTCAAAACATTGTTGCACTTAAAAACTAAAATAAATCTAGCTCTAGTTAAAAGTCGTTCATGCCACGTGATTATGTTTTATTTGCAATAGTATAAAAGCACAATATTATTCCACACCTTTTGTGGTTGAAACTTATCTATCTCGTGGCCTGTAGATGATATCGATCGATGCGACACATGGTTGATCTATAGGTGACTAGTATCCTGTACAAGAGTACACTCGTACAATTATGCCACCACTCAGGACATGTACCGACGACATGCACATGGAAACTTTAATTGTTACATGTATACCGCGCCATTTGTTCCATATGCTAACTAATATTGCCTTATTTCAACTGGTATACATGCTGATCATTCCATCCATTGATCTAGAAAAAGTTCATATATTTTTCAGACGCTAGTAGCTGACCGAGAGAGCTGTGCATGTAAGGTAGAGGCATGCAGCATGTTGGACATCAAGCAGCTAGAGAGACTGCGTACGTACTGTGTCGTCCGCATGCCCTTGATCATGGATGCCTACACACCCCACAGCCACAGTTTTCTCTACATTCTTATGCCAGTATGTAGTACGTACCATATGGATGGTATGGTGGGCGCCAATTCAACAATCTCCTTTCCTCCATGTCTCGATGACTCGATCTGCATGCAGTTTGTTACTGCAGTAGATTCCATGCATATGACCAGCAGCACGCACATATAGATGTGCAGCTCGATCTCGAGCGCTCTAGCTAGCTACTAGTTGGCCCTGTGTGTGtgcggccacggccacggacTGACGAGCGAGCTGAGCCCCACGGCACTATGCGCGAGACTGTTGAAAACATCTCACAATAAAGTCACGGTCGTCCGGCCGGCAGGGCGTGGGTGTGGGTTCCTCCCCAACTGTTCCTGCGCTAGCTAGTTTATTTGTGGATTCCACTGTGTTCGGCCACGGCCAGCGTTGTCGTCCT
Above is a genomic segment from Panicum hallii strain FIL2 chromosome 8, PHallii_v3.1, whole genome shotgun sequence containing:
- the LOC112903265 gene encoding BTB/POZ domain and ankyrin repeat-containing protein NH5.2: MSSEDSLKSLSLDYLNLLINGQAFSDVAFSVEGRLVHAHRCVLAARSLFFRKLFCGLDPNHQPPPPPPLGSPGARPAGAAPELVIPVSSIRYEVLVLVLQFLYSGQASVAAPKSGPLPGCGARGCWHTRCGAAVDLALDTLAAARSFGVEQLALLVQKQLESMVKEASVDDVMKVLMASRKFEMQELWATCSHLVARSGLSADLLAKHLPIDVVAKIEEIRAKSPVAAANTPRSPFLTHHYLPINAPSSAADRDHKIRRMRRALDAADIELVKLMVMGEGLDLDDALAVHYAVQHCNRDVVKALLELGAADVNSRAGPTGKTALHLAAEMVSPDMVSVLLDHHADPNARTLDGVTPLDVLRSLTSEFLFKGAVPGLTHIEPNKLRLCLELVQSAVMVTTRDEGAPGAGGEAGGSDGGNFPRSDADDSLVSLTMNSTLMYQGQEMAAAVAGDARKGNSGRGSPSNLYFPNGFP